The Streptomyces tendae genome has a window encoding:
- a CDS encoding LacI family DNA-binding transcriptional regulator produces MRPNARRTTLADIAQAAGVSVATVSKVVNGRGDVAPHTRVRVQELLHQHDYLAPVFRHTEAVETPTIEVQFKGGLKSYVAETLEGIVDAAAESGASVVVSKASSAPHWARDLVSAGRRAVIAVTSVYTAAHLNELARSGLPLVVLDPLHLPDSRVNSVGATNFGGGLAATRHLLSLGHRRIAYLGGPAMAVCNQARMHGYRAAMEAEGQRVPEAYVRPGEFTYETGLTGASALLDLEAPPTAVFAGNDEIALGVVETARVRGLRVPEDLSVVGFDDTSLAQMASPPLTTVRQPLREMGAAALRTALRLANGEKLESHHVELATELVVRASTAPPREEPPPHD; encoded by the coding sequence ATGCGACCGAACGCCAGGCGCACCACGTTGGCGGACATCGCCCAAGCGGCCGGGGTCTCCGTCGCGACCGTGTCCAAAGTGGTCAACGGCCGCGGTGACGTGGCGCCCCACACCCGCGTCCGGGTGCAGGAGCTGCTGCATCAGCACGACTACCTGGCACCGGTGTTCCGCCACACCGAGGCCGTCGAGACCCCGACCATCGAGGTGCAGTTCAAGGGCGGTCTCAAGTCGTACGTGGCGGAGACCCTGGAGGGCATCGTCGACGCGGCGGCCGAGTCGGGAGCCTCGGTGGTGGTCAGCAAGGCGTCCAGCGCCCCCCACTGGGCGCGGGACCTGGTCTCGGCCGGGCGGCGCGCCGTCATCGCGGTCACCAGCGTCTACACCGCGGCCCACTTGAACGAACTCGCTCGCTCCGGGCTGCCGTTGGTGGTGCTCGACCCGCTGCACCTGCCGGACAGCAGGGTCAACAGCGTCGGGGCGACCAACTTCGGCGGCGGTCTGGCCGCGACCCGGCACCTGCTGTCGCTGGGACACCGTCGTATCGCCTACCTCGGCGGACCGGCCATGGCCGTCTGCAACCAGGCCCGTATGCACGGTTACCGCGCCGCCATGGAAGCCGAGGGGCAGCGGGTACCGGAGGCGTACGTCCGGCCCGGTGAGTTCACCTACGAGACGGGCCTCACCGGTGCCTCGGCGCTCCTGGACCTGGAGGCGCCGCCGACGGCGGTCTTCGCGGGCAACGACGAGATCGCCCTCGGCGTCGTCGAGACCGCCCGCGTCCGGGGTCTGCGCGTGCCCGAGGACCTGAGCGTGGTCGGCTTCGACGACACGAGCCTCGCCCAGATGGCCTCCCCGCCGCTGACCACCGTGCGCCAGCCGCTGCGGGAGATGGGCGCCGCCGCCCTGCGCACCGCGCTCCGGCTGGCCAACGGCGAGAAGCTCGAGTCCCATCACGTCGAACTTGCCACCGAACTCGTGGTCCGCGCCTCGACGGCACCGCCGCGCGAGGAGCCCCCGCCGCACGACTGA